The Deinococcus detaillensis genomic interval GGCGGCTTTGTCATGCAACCGGCGCAAGATCGGCTGGTCATCCCAAGCCGCTTCGTCCAAGACGTCGTGGCTCATTCGCTCGCGGCGCTCGAAGCCGACGCCAGCACCGAAGCGGGTGTGCTTTTGCAGAAGGGCCAGTGCTTCAGGGGTTTTGAGGGTATCGGCGGGTACAGCAAAGACGGAGAGGCGCATCGAGCAGCCAATGTCCACCCCCACACCGTAAGGAATCACCGCGTTTTCAGCGGCCAGCACGCCGCCAATCGGTAGGCCGTAGCCGACGTGGGCGTCGGGCATCAGCGCTCCGGCGCGGGTGATTGGCAGACGCATCGCCACGTTCATTTGATCGCGTGCGCCCTGATCGATCAGGGCCGCGCCAAATTGGGCATACGGCAAGGCGGTGGAGCGCAGGGCGTCGGCGGCGTGCAGGTCGGTGTAGGCCTGCTGAGTCAGCAATTCGCGCACCAAGTCGGTGTAAATGCCACTTTGAAAGCCAGCCGGATCGGCCTTGACCTTTGAAAGTTCATCCAGAATGGCGCTGCGCTCCAGGCCAGCCGCTTCCCGAAGCTGCGCGGCGGCCAGAGCCAGTCCAATGCTTTTGTTGGTAAATCCCAGTTTGGTGATGTATTTGCCGTTCATGGTTCGTTCCTAAATTGGATGAAGTGAAGTGGAGCGTGGGCTGCCCGGTACGGGGTCTGAATCTGAACTTTGCCTCATGGCTGGCCCTCCTCGGTGTTGGCTTACGGCACAGTCTGCCGCGCCGCGCCGGCTTTTGCCTGCGCCAAATGGCTCACCACCGCCGCAAGTTGGCTAAGCCTTGTGAACAGCCTTGCTCAGTCTTCTGAAGCCCGCACCGAGCTTCTCTCCTGCCCCAAGCGGCGTCCGAGGCCCCAGTAGTACAGCTGCGCCAGCAAAAATACGCCCGCGCCCAGCCAGAACACCCGCACGCCGCCGCTTTGCCACAGTGCTCCGCCCAGAACCGGGCCCAGCGAGTAGCCCAGCGCTTCGGTGGCCATCACCACTCCCCAAGCAGCGGCGCGGTTTTGCGGCGGGAGTGTCTGGCCCACCAGCCCATTCCAGCCGGCCATGAAGGTGCCGTAGCCGAGGCCGATCAGCGCGGCGATCAGCCACAACGAGCGCGTCAGTAGCTCGGCGGAGTAACCGCCCAGCCCAAAAGTAAACGCCAGCAGCAACAGTCCCGGCCCCAGCACGGCGCGGGGGCTGAGTTGGTCGGCCAGGCGGCCCGCCAGCAGCAGCGCCGCCAGCAAGCACGCTCCGCCCAGCACGGCTGGCCCCAGCAGATCGGTGAGGCTGAGGTTTAAGCGTCTCAGCAGCGGATAAAACAAAGTTACCAATAAGCCCGGCGCGAGCATCTGGGCAAAGGCGGCGGGCAGGAGGGCGGCGACTTTTTGCCACTGGGCCTTCCAGTGCTCAAAGCTTTGGCTTCGCGTCTCATTGCCGCCCGTTTCACCACTGCCCTTCTCACCACTGCTCAGGCGCAAGGCTGCCAAGCTCAGTGCCAGCACCGTCACCACCGCCTGGGCGGCCAGCAGCAAGGTGGGC includes:
- a CDS encoding MFS transporter; protein product: MKLANALSWSVLWTRPSLPLRLIALLMVSEFVRAGLIVAFLPLMAAQYGLSTAQVGSIVGIHYLMDALAKGPVGLVTQRLGLGGALIGSSVLGLGVILAVLGGAGFWPLLMLAAVWGVFYAALWPSVMAVSQQYAVTGREARALSLTNLSVAPGIALGTLGIGQLMLRSPAGVPTLLLAAQAVVTVLALSLAALRLSSGEKGSGETGGNETRSQSFEHWKAQWQKVAALLPAAFAQMLAPGLLVTLFYPLLRRLNLSLTDLLGPAVLGGACLLAALLLAGRLADQLSPRAVLGPGLLLLAFTFGLGGYSAELLTRSLWLIAALIGLGYGTFMAGWNGLVGQTLPPQNRAAAWGVVMATEALGYSLGPVLGGALWQSGGVRVFWLGAGVFLLAQLYYWGLGRRLGQERSSVRASED